One segment of Platichthys flesus chromosome 15, fPlaFle2.1, whole genome shotgun sequence DNA contains the following:
- the LOC133969660 gene encoding transmembrane 4 L6 family member 4-like — translation MCVGGVAKCARCISGTLYPLILISIICNILLFFPGWDVKYSREGHITEEVMYLGGILGGGVLVLISGLFIHLAGDQRCCTGRIVMLVSVLFAAVGLLGALYSFLVAALGLTNGPLCKVQGEWTNPFKNSTTSYLADYKSWSQCAEPKNVVKFNIALFVVLLATSSLQLILCAVQILNGLIGCLCGPSDVDKDPT, via the exons ATGTGTGTCGGGGGGGTAGCAAAATGTGCCCGTTGCATCTCTGGTACTCTGTACCCGTTGATACTCATATCCATCATCTGTAACATTCTGCTGTTCTTTCCCGGCTGGGACGTCAAGTACAGCAGAGAGGGACACATCACCGAGGAGGTGATGTACCTGGGGGGAATCCTCGGAGGGGGTGTACTG GTGTTGATCTCAGGTCTGTTCATCCATCTGGCTGGAGACCAAAGGTGCTGCACCGGTCGCATTGTG ATGCTTGTATCGGTTCTGTTCGCTGCAGTGGGCCTGCTCGGCGCCCTCTACAGCTTCCTTGTGGCAGCACTCGGTCTGACTAACGGGCCCCTCTGCAAAGTCCAGGGCGAGTGGACGAACCCTTTTAAAAACAG TACCACGTCCTACCTGGCCGACTACAAGTCCTGGAGCCAGTGCGCTGAGCCCAAGAACGTGGTGAAGTTCAACATCGCACTGTTCGTGGTCCTGTTGGCCACCAGCTCCCTGCAGTTGATACTGTGTGCCGTTCAGATCCTCAACGGACTGATTGGCTGCCTCTGCGGACCCAGCGACGTCGATAAAGAc CCGACTTAA
- the grk1b gene encoding rhodopsin kinase GRK1b: MDIGGLETVVANSAYVSARGSVDGSAAASMRDKKMRARLKLPHIRDCEHMKTTVDTVFESMCVTQPVGKRLFQMYLESDATHKNTGELWKDFEDYKICQEKDRVQKSQKIINKYYESASKNFCKFLEEKAVTRVKEDYKNVHGDLFKESEQQLLKHLEKNAVEGFKNSMYFLRYVQFKWLESQPVDEEWFMDFRVLGKGGFGEVFACQAKATGKMYANKKLDKKRLKKRKGYEGAIVEKRILAKVHSRFIVTLAYAFQTKTDLCLVMTIMNGGDLRFHMYNVDEKNPGFEDKRARFYTAQIICGVEHLHQHRIIYRDLKPENVLLDDAGHVRLSDLGLAVELPPGKDKTAGYAGTPGFMAPELLQKKEYDYSVDYFTLGVTLYEMIAAKGPFRVRGEKVENEEVTRRILNDPVSYTPTFSNECKALCEGLMEKDPAKRLGIKNNDCSELKNHPYFKEVNWGRLDAGMLPPPFVPDPRMVYAKDIDDVGAFSTIKGLVLDNKDTEFYNDFSSGNVPIPWQEEMIETGVFGELNIWGESGKLPNDLDPNFVEAKGGGCVLL, from the exons ATGGACATTGGTGGTTTGGAGACGGTGGTGGCGAACTCTGCCTATGTGTCCGCCCGAGGCAGCGTGGACGGATCTGCAGCAGCCTCCATGCGTGATAAGAAGATGCGTGCCAGGTTGAAACTGCCTCACATCAGAGATTGTGAACACATGAAGACGACTGTTGACACGGTATTTGAGAGCATGTGCGTCACGCAGCCCGTCGGCAAGCGCCTGTTCCAAATGTATCTGGAAAGCGATGCAACCCACAAAAACACTGGGGAGCTGTGGAAGGACTTTGAAGACTACAAAATATGCCAGGAGAAGGACAGAGTGCAAAAGTCccaaaaaataatcaataagtATTATGAGTCTGCATCGAAGAACTTCTGCAAGTTCCTGGAGGAGAAGGCTGTCACTCGGGTCAAAGAAGACTACAAGAACGTCCACGGTGACCTGTTTAAAGAGagcgagcagcagctgctcaaacACCTGGAGAAGAATGCAGTGGAGGGCTTCAAGAACAGCATGTACTTCCTGCGATATGTTCAGTTCAAATGGTTGGAGAGCCAGCCCGTGGATGAGGAGTGGTTCATGGACTTCAGGGTCCTGGGCAAAGGAGGTTTCGGGGAAGTGTTTGCTTGCCAGGCCAAGGCAACAGGCAAAATGTACGCCAACAAGAAACTGGATAAAAAGAGGCTCAAGAAACGCAAAGGCTACGAG GGAGCGATCGTGGAGAAGCGCATCCTCGCAAAAGTTCACAGTCGCTTCATCGTGACACTGGCTTACGCGTTCCAGACCAAGACAGACCTCTGCCTAGTTATGACTATCATGAACGGTGGTGATCTCAG GTTTCATATGTATAATGTGGATGAGAAGAATCCTGGCTTCGAAGATAAACGAGCACGTTTCTACACAGCTCAGATCATCTGTGGGGTGGAGCACCTGCACCAGCACAGGATCATCTACAGAGACCTCAAACCAGAGAACGTCCTGCTGGATGATGCAG GACATGTCCGCCTGTCAGATTTGGGTCTGGCTGTCGAGCTTCCACCAGGAAAAGACAAAACTGCTGGATATGCAGGAACCCCTG GTTTCATGGCCCCGGAGCTGCTCCAGAAGAAGGAGTACGACTACTCAGTTGACTATTTTACTCTGGGAGTCACCCTGTATGAGATGATTGCTGCAAAAGGGCCCTTTAGAGTTCGAGGAGAGAAG gtTGAGAATGAAGAGGTCACCCGCAGAATCCTGAACGATCCAGTTTCCTACACACCGACCTTCAGCAATGAGTGCAAGGCCCTGTGTGAAGGCCTGATGGAGAAGGACCCGGCGAAACGTCTCGGGATCAAAAATAATGATTGCTCAGAACTCAAGAATCATCCCTATTTTAAAGAGGTTAACTGGGGCCGTCTGGATGCAG GCATGCTACCTCCACCGTTTGTCCCCGATCCCAGGATGGTCTACGCCAAAGACATTGACGATGTGGGCGCCTTCAGCACAATCAAAGGCCTGGTCCTAGATAACAAGGACACCGAGTTCTACAATGACTTTTCTTCTGGTAATGTCCCGATCCCGTGGCAGGAGGAGATGATTGAGACGGGTGTGTTTGGAGAGCTGAACATCTGGGGCGAGAGCGGGAAGCTGCCCAATGACCTCGACCCGAACTTCGTGGAAGCCAAGGGTGGGGGCTGTGTGCTGCTGTGA
- the LOC133969381 gene encoding mannose-P-dolichol utilization defect 1 protein-like, with the protein MSLFREFLLTFLMPQRCYEEIFVNFHLSVSCCLHVLKRAAGFWMLLDTLLAPLPQLLKILWRGSADGLSLPSVLLQLYSLSCPVVYAVANNYPPFAWAERIFTLAQLAVIAFLILRYRGDTIKGVLFLSAYSGLMFLLGSHAPIALISWMQSSSLTSLIASKVLQAGTNYYNGHKGQLSTLSLLLTWAGSLSVFFLSLQESGYTLATLSYTLSACLSCVLLAQVLCYRSSTAAKKKEE; encoded by the exons ATGTCTCTCTTCAGGGAGTTCCTGCTGACCTTCCTAATGCCCCAGAGATGCTACGAGGAGATTTTCGTCAACTTCCATTTGAGCG TGTCGTGTTGTCTGCATGTGCTGAAGAGAGCTGCAGGGTTCTGGATGCTACTGGACACGCTCCTGG caccGTTGCCTCAGCTGCTGAAGATACTGTGGAGAGGAAGTGCAGACGGCCTCAGTCTTCCCTCcgtcctgctgcagctttatTCTCTGTCGTGTCCTGTTGTGTACGCCGTGGCCAACAACTACCCTCCCTT TGCCTGGGCTGAGAGGATCTTCACGCTGGCCCAGCTCGCTGTGATTGCCTTCCTCATCCTGCGTTATCGTGGTGATACAATAAAAG gAGTTCTGTTCCTCTCGGCGTACAGCGGTCTGATGTTCCTCCTGGGCTCCCATGCTCCTATCGCACTCATCTCATGGATGCAGTCCTCCAGTTTGACATCTTTAATCGCAAGCAAG GTTCTCCAGGCTGGAACTAACTACTACAATGGCCACAAAGGCCAACTGTCCACCCTGTCTTTGTTACTGACGTGGGCAGGGTCTCtgagtgttttctttctctctctccag GAGAGCGGATACACACTGGCTACTTTGTCCTACACACTGTCGGCATGTCTCAGCTGCGTCCTCCTGGCCCAAGTCCTCTGCTACAGGAGCAGCACCgccgcaaaaaaaaaagaagagtga
- the slc25a35 gene encoding solute carrier family 25 member 35 produces MDFVLSGSAACGACLFTNPLEVVKTRMQLQGELRSRGTYQVYYRNVFHAFYTIGKVDGLAGLQKGLVPGLVYQFCMNGVRLGSYAVIESSGYIHTNGRVSGVKTTLAGASAGVVGAVIGSPVYLVKTHLQSQSTSSIAVGHQYKHQGMIHALAAIYRQHGILGLWRGSSAAIPRVSVGSSAQLSTFSSAKELVVDLQIFPKDSWLVALSAGMISSVVVVMLMTPFDVVSTRLYNQPVDPAGKGLIYEGFTDCFSKTLKKEGLTGLYKGLGASYFRLGPHTILSLFFWDELRKMYQKDR; encoded by the exons ATGGACTTCGTGCTGAGCGGGTCGGCGGCGTGCGGCGCGTGTCTGTTCACCAACCCGCTGGAGGTGGTGAAGACGCGGATGCAGCTGCAGGGCGAGCTCCGGAGCCGGGGCACCTACCAGGTCTACTACCGCAACGTGTTCCACGCCTTCTACACCATCGGGAAAGTGGACGGGCTGGCCGGCCTGCAGAAGGGTCTGGTGCCCGGGCTCGTCTACCAGTTCTGCATGAACGGAGTCAGACTCGGCTCCTACGCAGTCATCGAGTCCTCCGGCTACATCCACACCAACGGGAGGGTCAGCGGGGTCAAGACCACGTTAGCAGGGGCCTCGGCCGGAGTGGTCGGAGCCGTGATCGGCAGCCCCGTGTACCTG GTCAAGACGCATCTGCAGAGTCAGTCCACATCCTCCATCGCTGTGGGTCATCAATACAAACACCAG GGGATGATCCACGCTCTGGCAGCCATCTACAGGCAGCACGGCATTCTGGGTCTGTGGAGAGGCTCCAGTGCTGCCATACCCAGGGTCAGCGTGGGGTCGTCCGCTCAgctctccaccttctcctccgcCAAGGAGCTGGTCGTTGACCTTCAG ATTTTCCCAAAGGACAGCTGGTTGGTGGCCCTGAGCGCCGGCATGATCAGcagtgtggtggtggtgatgctTATGACGCCGTTTGACGTGGTCAGCACACGGCTCTACAACCAGCCGGTGGACCCTGCGGGCAAG GGGCTGATTTATGAAGGATTCACAGACTGCTTTTCCAAAACGCTGAAGAAGGAGGGCTTGACTGGACTCTACAAAGGCCTGGGAGCCTCTTACTTCCGGCTCGGACCGCACACTATTCTGTCCTTGTTCTTCTGGGACGAACTGCGCAAAATGTACCAGAAGGACAGATAA